A single window of Deltaproteobacteria bacterium DNA harbors:
- a CDS encoding NAD(P)H-dependent oxidoreductase, which translates to MGILLYIEASPRKERSSSIEVARSFIDEYQRTHSADIVDTLDLWNTTLPEFDGDVVEAKYLILHGEQVADSQRRAWAEVEQVISRFTGADKYLFSLPMWNFGIPYKLKHYFDVLVQPTYTFNFSPQEGYHGLVVGKPAAAIYARGGSYQEGSEAESFDLQKRYLELVLGFIGLQDIQSIVIEPTLASAEDGSQGAGSQDCRKILTCTSMGLERRRR; encoded by the coding sequence ATGGGCATATTGCTTTATATAGAGGCGTCTCCTCGCAAGGAGCGCTCCAGCTCCATTGAGGTGGCCAGGAGCTTTATCGATGAATATCAGCGCACCCATTCTGCAGATATTGTGGACACCCTCGACCTGTGGAACACGACTCTACCGGAATTTGATGGAGATGTAGTCGAGGCTAAATATCTTATTCTCCATGGCGAGCAGGTTGCCGACAGCCAGCGCCGGGCCTGGGCCGAAGTAGAGCAGGTGATCTCACGCTTTACAGGCGCCGACAAGTACCTGTTCTCTTTGCCCATGTGGAATTTTGGTATTCCGTACAAGCTCAAGCACTACTTCGACGTGCTGGTACAGCCCACCTATACCTTCAACTTCAGCCCACAAGAAGGATACCATGGGCTGGTAGTCGGCAAACCGGCAGCAGCAATCTACGCCAGGGGTGGGAGCTACCAGGAAGGCAGCGAGGCGGAAAGCTTCGACCTGCAGAAGCGCTATCTCGAACTTGTCTTAGGTTTTATCGGCCTTCAGGACATTCAGAGCATTGTAATCGAGCCCACTCTAGCTTCTGCCGAAGACGGCAGCCAAGGAGCAGGCTCGCAAGATTGCAGAAAGATTTTGACCTGCACCTCCATGGGCCTAGAGAGAAGGCGAAGATAA
- a CDS encoding sulfite exporter TauE/SafE family protein encodes MTSSTETLYFVLLSTGFAVGLGHCIGMCGPIAVSLSLTLRGRNVLPAHLLYSAGRVTTYTLLGGLMGVTGSFTAVTSRIAGMQKGVMIFAGVVIVVMGLAMAGWLPGGRIFADYDGGSEVFSSVLRKSLASRSLFACLPLGLVLGLLPCGPVYTALITAARAGMEAHTTIGGAVVGGGLMFAFGLGTVPALLLVGKLADLGWLRKRRMIYSFSS; translated from the coding sequence TTGACGTCATCTACTGAGACGCTCTATTTTGTTCTTCTCTCTACAGGCTTTGCTGTCGGCTTGGGACACTGCATCGGCATGTGCGGTCCGATTGCAGTCTCGTTGTCGCTGACTCTTCGAGGTCGCAACGTGCTTCCTGCTCATCTGCTCTACAGTGCCGGACGAGTTACCACTTACACTCTGCTTGGGGGGCTGATGGGCGTTACAGGATCGTTCACTGCAGTGACCAGCAGGATTGCAGGAATGCAGAAGGGGGTAATGATCTTTGCCGGGGTGGTGATCGTTGTCATGGGGCTCGCCATGGCGGGATGGCTGCCTGGCGGGAGAATATTTGCCGACTATGACGGCGGCTCTGAAGTGTTTTCATCCGTGCTGCGAAAATCTCTGGCCAGCCGCTCCCTGTTCGCATGTTTGCCCTTGGGCCTGGTGCTGGGCTTATTGCCATGCGGCCCGGTGTATACTGCTCTGATTACGGCAGCTCGGGCCGGCATGGAGGCGCACACCACCATTGGCGGCGCTGTGGTTGGGGGCGGGTTGATGTTTGCTTTCGGCCTGGGTACAGTGCCGGCACTTCTTCTTGTTGGCAAACTCGCGGACCTTGGTTGGCTGAGAAAGAGAAGAATGATCTACAGCTTTTCCTC